The following DNA comes from Picosynechococcus sp. PCC 7003.
TTTTGGTTGGGGCCGCTGGCTGAGGCAAGAGAATGATTGCTAGGGCTTCACCGCGAAAGCGTTTCCCTTGACTGTAGATGGTTTTAAAATCACGCCAGTGTTTTAGGCGGTGTACTTTTGGCAGTCCCACAAAGAAAATGAGAGTGAGGTAGACCGCAAGTCCCCTCACCAAAATAATGGTTTGCGCTCTGGATTAAACAGTAAGGCGATGACGGCCTTTTTTTCTGCGGGCGCGGATAACATTTTGGCCGGTGTGGCTGCGCATACGAGCCCGAAAACCAGAAGTACGTTTTTGTTTGCGGACGGTGCCGCCTAGGGTCCGTTTAGTCATGGAAGTCCTCCTTATATTCCTTTGAAAATAGGTGCTCTCTCCGGAGGCGATCGCCGCCTTGCCGAAAAAATCAGAAAATGACAGTCTCTAATTATACCGTGTCCGTCAAGTTAACCAAGGACTCCGGCGAAATTGATTGCATTTGCTCCGGTCAACATCCAAGGAAAGAGAAACTGGTAATCCCTAAAAATCCACA
Coding sequences within:
- the rpmH gene encoding 50S ribosomal protein L34 translates to MTKRTLGGTVRKQKRTSGFRARMRSHTGQNVIRARRKKGRHRLTV